Proteins encoded together in one Candidatus Sulfotelmatobacter sp. window:
- a CDS encoding MFS transporter, producing MTASTTAPTMIASTAHAEPSRDRMNGVLFLLSVSVLINYIDRSNLSIAAELIKGELHITDLQLGALLSAFFWVYGLMQIPAGWLADHFDVKWVFGVGFFVWSAATAATGLMHGFAALIVIRVILGLGESVAFPSYSKILGTHFNEARRGGANGALITGLALGPALGMLLGGTAVGRFGWRPFFLALGLASLLWLIPWLAWMPRRARVVASTSEAAITILDILRQRSAWGTMLGQFSVNYCLYFLVTWLPSYLLRVRHFSMERMGKVGGLIFLIYAISAMTAGKISDRWIAAGASATRVRKTLLGVGSVGLGICLAVAAVTPDPIFVWVLVLAGIFMGGGPSGSCWTVTQTLGGPRAAGRWAGVQNFVGNFAGGMGPMLTGYLVGLTGQFYWPFFIAAVFAWIGALAWVFAVGPIEPVNWEKEIGARSFGIAAQSAGAAHL from the coding sequence ATGACCGCCTCGACGACTGCTCCCACGATGATTGCTTCGACCGCCCACGCAGAGCCCAGCCGCGACCGGATGAACGGCGTGCTGTTTCTGTTAAGCGTGTCGGTACTGATCAACTACATCGACCGAAGCAATCTCTCGATTGCGGCGGAGTTGATCAAGGGCGAGCTGCACATTACGGATTTACAACTGGGCGCGCTGCTGTCGGCGTTTTTTTGGGTGTATGGGCTGATGCAGATTCCAGCCGGGTGGCTGGCAGACCACTTCGACGTGAAGTGGGTGTTCGGGGTGGGCTTCTTTGTGTGGTCGGCGGCGACTGCTGCTACGGGGTTGATGCATGGATTTGCCGCTCTGATTGTGATCCGCGTGATTCTGGGGCTGGGGGAGTCGGTGGCGTTTCCGTCGTATTCGAAGATTTTGGGAACGCATTTCAACGAGGCTCGGCGGGGCGGCGCGAACGGGGCTCTCATTACGGGACTGGCCTTAGGGCCAGCGCTTGGAATGCTGCTGGGAGGAACGGCGGTCGGACGTTTTGGATGGCGTCCGTTCTTTCTGGCATTGGGGCTGGCGAGCCTGCTGTGGCTGATACCCTGGCTGGCCTGGATGCCGCGGCGAGCCAGGGTGGTTGCATCGACATCGGAGGCCGCGATCACGATTCTCGATATTCTGCGGCAGCGGTCGGCGTGGGGCACGATGCTGGGGCAGTTCTCGGTAAACTATTGTCTCTATTTTTTGGTGACGTGGTTGCCATCGTATTTGCTGCGGGTGCGGCATTTTTCGATGGAGCGGATGGGGAAAGTGGGCGGGCTGATTTTTTTGATCTACGCGATATCGGCGATGACCGCCGGAAAAATATCAGACCGATGGATTGCGGCTGGAGCTTCAGCGACACGAGTGCGTAAGACTCTGCTGGGCGTAGGATCGGTGGGATTAGGAATTTGTTTGGCCGTGGCTGCGGTTACGCCCGATCCTATATTTGTTTGGGTGCTGGTATTGGCGGGTATTTTCATGGGTGGAGGACCGAGCGGAAGTTGCTGGACGGTGACGCAAACTTTGGGTGGACCGCGAGCCGCGGGGAGATGGGCCGGCGTCCAGAACTTCGTTGGAAACTTTGCCGGTGGAATGGGGCCGATGCTGACGGGATATCTGGTGGGGCTGACCGGGCAATTCTACTGGCCATTTTTCATCGCGGCAGTGTTCGCGTGGATTGGAGCGCTGGCGTGGGTGTTTGCCGTGGGGCCGATTGAGCCAGTGAATTGGGAAAAGGAAATCGGAGCACGCAGTTTTGGCATTGCCGCGCAGTCGGCGGGCGCGGCGCATCTGTAA
- a CDS encoding class IV adenylate cyclase yields the protein MRREIEIKFEVKDLRGLRRTLLAAGFRLVTRRTHEMNTLYDLPGGVLRRRKELLRLRKYGTEWTLTHKSGGKRARHSSRVELETGVADGKTMDAILRALGYAPSFRYEKFRAEWRDGKGAVVVDETPIGNFCEIEGAPRWIDATAKKLGVSAGDYITKNYATLFKEWKDATKSAAVEMTFGAVGGRRN from the coding sequence ATGCGGCGCGAAATCGAAATCAAATTTGAAGTGAAAGATTTGCGAGGGCTGCGGAGGACCTTACTGGCAGCAGGATTCCGGCTGGTCACGCGGCGGACCCATGAAATGAACACGCTGTATGACTTGCCGGGCGGAGTGTTGCGGAGGCGGAAAGAATTGTTGCGGCTGCGGAAGTATGGAACCGAATGGACGCTGACGCACAAGAGCGGCGGGAAACGAGCGCGTCACAGCAGCCGAGTTGAATTGGAGACGGGCGTGGCGGACGGAAAAACGATGGATGCGATTTTGCGCGCGCTGGGTTATGCGCCGTCATTTCGCTATGAGAAATTTCGGGCCGAGTGGCGTGATGGCAAAGGTGCAGTGGTCGTGGATGAGACTCCGATTGGGAATTTTTGCGAGATTGAAGGGGCTCCGCGGTGGATCGATGCGACTGCGAAAAAGTTAGGGGTGAGCGCGGGGGACTACATTACTAAGAATTATGCGACGCTGTTTAAGGAATGGAAAGATGCGACGAAGAGCGCGGCGGTGGAGATGACGTTTGGGGCTGTGGGAGGCCGGCGAAACTAA
- the secA gene encoding preprotein translocase subunit SecA, whose amino-acid sequence MINQLLGKVFGTKNERVIKALMPNVQAINALESEIQKLSDDELRAKTEEFRQRIQQRLSKVAPISKVESAEPIANNEPDHDERKEFEKREYEALQEVLNDILVEAFAVVREAGRRVLNMRHFDVQLIGGMVLHQGTIAEMKTGEGKTLVATLPVYLNALSGRGVHVVTVNDYLAKRDSEWMGRLYRFLGLTVGVIVHDLDDEQRRAAYAADVTYGTNNEFGFDYLRDNMKFDIRDCVQRGHNFAIVDEVDSILIDEARTPLIISGASEESTDKYYKVNRIIPKLEKGEEIDVAPGEPAQLTGDFVVDEKHRNITVTDDGWVKVEGLLGIGNIADPENWPLKHHVETAIKAHALYRKDVEYVIKDGEVIIVDEFTGRMMPGRRWSDGLHQAIEAKEGVKIERENQTLATITFQNYFRMFKKLAGMTGTAETEATEFDKIYKLDVVVIPTNKQMLRLEHPDIVYRTEKEKYFAAADEIAQLAEKGQPVLVGTTSVEKSERLSDLLKKKAIKHVVLNAKFHEREAEIVAQAGRKGQVTIATNMAGRGTDILLGGNPEFMAKQELVKKGVAQQLRVAQGKIEGPQEDGITSIFYYNGNEFTLPTDKWTEALARYKEHTDKEHDEVIAVGGLHILGTERHESRRIDNQLRGRAGRQGDPGSSRFYLALEDDLMRIFAKEWISNLLQKLGMEEGVPIESKMITRRIETAQKAVEGQHFESRKHLLEYDDVMNKQREAVYGLRRRLLEGTDQKDLILEDYVSAILGELLEEYCPAKAHAADWNMKGLKDAVFTRFGVDFIAEGVKADEMNRQELGDAIFEKLKERYDAKEKLIGPDAMRHHERMIMLSVIDQQWKDHLLSMDHLKEGIGLRGYGQHDPLVEYKKESFDMFEAMMQRFQEDTVKYLYLMQILERPPDQGAGGPPAGGSLSPSQAGPDGRSPQPGVPSQRDGDGNGRRPPRMVSTSADELEEAFMRRKRRELEQARMAGGGEAQQVQQVVRGQEKVGRNDPCPCGSGKKFKKCHGA is encoded by the coding sequence TTGATCAATCAACTGCTAGGCAAGGTTTTTGGGACGAAGAACGAGCGCGTCATCAAGGCGCTGATGCCGAACGTCCAGGCCATCAACGCTCTCGAGTCCGAGATCCAAAAGCTCAGCGACGATGAACTGCGCGCCAAGACCGAAGAATTCCGGCAGCGCATTCAGCAGCGTTTGAGCAAGGTCGCCCCGATTTCCAAAGTCGAATCGGCAGAGCCCATCGCCAATAACGAGCCCGATCACGATGAACGCAAGGAATTCGAAAAGCGTGAGTACGAGGCTTTGCAGGAAGTTCTCAACGACATTCTCGTCGAAGCCTTTGCCGTAGTCCGCGAAGCCGGACGCCGCGTCCTCAACATGCGCCACTTCGACGTCCAGTTAATCGGCGGCATGGTCCTGCACCAGGGCACTATCGCGGAAATGAAAACAGGCGAGGGCAAGACTCTCGTCGCGACGCTTCCGGTCTACCTCAACGCCCTCAGCGGACGCGGCGTTCACGTCGTCACCGTCAACGACTACCTCGCCAAACGCGACTCCGAGTGGATGGGACGCCTCTACCGCTTTCTCGGCCTCACTGTCGGCGTCATTGTTCACGACTTGGACGACGAGCAGCGCCGCGCCGCCTACGCCGCCGACGTCACTTACGGCACCAACAACGAGTTCGGCTTCGATTACCTGCGCGACAACATGAAGTTCGATATCAGGGATTGCGTGCAGCGCGGCCACAATTTCGCCATCGTCGACGAAGTCGATTCCATCCTCATCGACGAAGCCCGCACCCCGCTCATCATTTCCGGCGCCAGCGAAGAGTCGACCGACAAGTATTACAAAGTCAACCGCATCATCCCCAAGCTCGAAAAAGGCGAAGAGATCGATGTCGCTCCCGGCGAGCCCGCGCAGCTCACCGGCGATTTCGTTGTCGACGAAAAGCATCGCAACATTACTGTCACCGACGATGGCTGGGTCAAAGTCGAGGGCCTGCTCGGTATCGGCAACATCGCCGACCCCGAAAACTGGCCGCTCAAGCATCACGTCGAGACGGCGATCAAAGCGCACGCGCTCTATCGGAAAGATGTTGAATACGTCATCAAAGACGGCGAAGTCATTATCGTCGACGAATTCACCGGCCGCATGATGCCCGGCCGCCGCTGGTCTGACGGCCTGCATCAGGCCATTGAAGCCAAAGAAGGCGTGAAGATCGAGCGCGAGAACCAGACGCTTGCCACCATCACCTTCCAGAATTATTTCCGCATGTTCAAGAAGCTCGCCGGTATGACCGGTACCGCGGAAACGGAAGCCACCGAGTTCGACAAAATCTATAAGCTCGATGTCGTCGTGATTCCCACCAACAAGCAGATGCTGCGCCTGGAGCATCCCGACATCGTCTACCGCACCGAGAAAGAAAAATATTTTGCCGCCGCCGACGAAATCGCGCAACTCGCCGAAAAGGGCCAGCCCGTTCTGGTCGGCACCACCTCCGTCGAAAAATCCGAGCGCCTCTCCGATCTGCTCAAGAAAAAAGCCATCAAGCACGTCGTGCTCAACGCCAAGTTCCACGAGCGCGAAGCCGAAATCGTCGCTCAGGCTGGACGCAAAGGCCAGGTCACCATCGCCACCAACATGGCTGGCCGCGGCACCGACATTCTGCTCGGCGGCAATCCTGAATTCATGGCCAAGCAGGAACTGGTGAAGAAGGGAGTCGCTCAGCAACTGCGCGTGGCTCAGGGCAAAATCGAAGGCCCGCAGGAAGACGGCATCACTTCCATCTTTTATTACAACGGCAACGAGTTCACCCTCCCCACCGACAAGTGGACCGAGGCGCTTGCCCGCTACAAAGAGCACACCGATAAAGAGCATGACGAAGTCATCGCCGTTGGCGGCCTGCACATTCTCGGCACCGAGCGCCACGAATCCCGCCGCATCGACAACCAGCTTCGCGGACGCGCCGGCCGCCAGGGCGATCCCGGCTCCTCGCGCTTCTACCTCGCGCTCGAAGACGACCTGATGCGCATCTTCGCCAAAGAATGGATCTCAAATCTGCTCCAGAAGCTCGGAATGGAAGAAGGCGTTCCGATCGAATCGAAGATGATCACGCGCCGCATCGAGACCGCGCAAAAAGCGGTCGAAGGCCAGCACTTCGAATCGCGCAAACATCTTCTCGAATACGACGACGTGATGAACAAGCAGCGCGAAGCCGTCTATGGCCTGCGCCGCCGCCTGCTCGAAGGCACCGACCAGAAAGATCTGATTCTTGAAGATTACGTCTCGGCAATTCTCGGAGAGTTGCTGGAAGAATATTGCCCCGCCAAAGCCCACGCCGCAGATTGGAATATGAAAGGCCTGAAAGATGCAGTGTTCACGCGCTTCGGCGTCGACTTCATCGCCGAAGGCGTCAAGGCCGACGAGATGAACCGCCAGGAACTCGGCGACGCCATCTTCGAAAAACTCAAAGAACGCTACGACGCGAAAGAAAAATTAATCGGCCCCGACGCCATGCGCCACCACGAGCGCATGATCATGCTCAGCGTGATCGACCAGCAATGGAAAGATCACCTGCTCAGCATGGATCACCTGAAAGAAGGAATCGGCCTGCGCGGCTACGGCCAGCACGATCCGTTGGTCGAGTACAAAAAAGAATCCTTCGACATGTTCGAAGCGATGATGCAGCGCTTCCAGGAAGACACGGTCAAGTACTTGTACCTGATGCAGATCCTGGAGCGTCCGCCGGATCAAGGTGCAGGCGGCCCTCCTGCGGGCGGATCGCTAAGTCCATCGCAAGCTGGACCAGATGGCCGCAGCCCGCAACCCGGAGTTCCCTCTCAACGCGACGGCGACGGCAACGGACGCCGTCCACCGCGCATGGTCTCCACATCCGCCGACGAATTAGAAGAAGCCTTCATGCGCCGCAAGCGCCGCGAACTCGAACAAGCCCGCATGGCCGGCGGAGGCGAAGCCCAGCAAGTCCAGCAAGTCGTCCGTGGCCAGGAAAAAGTAGGCCGCAACGATCCCTGCCCCTGCGGCTCCGGCAAGAAATTCAAAAAATGCCACGGGGCGTAG
- a CDS encoding AMP-binding protein, giving the protein MPTFYDRFVECAERWPDNVALELQRHDHIESCTYAELRRMAESVGRWITERGFARGSRLAILADNHPRWVAAYLGIIASGCAAVPLDTALHNEQLTKLLKDSGTSAVFCDIKHVAEVRPGAAELKLGLILMDPDRMANHSIRNEWLANLPAIFDAGPGKFKPAVANNDDLASLLYTSGTTADPKGVMLTHANFLGEVEAVFNWIDLGPTDALLGVLPLFHVLAQMANLLLPLVKGSRVVYLETLNTTELLRALSERNITAFAVVPQFFYLIHERIFQEIKKRGALTQKVFAGLVAFNHILRKVGINAGRVFFRKVHDTLGPKMRYLATGGSRFDPEIAQSFYDLGIDVLQALGLTETTAAIYVNAPDDNVIGSCGKAMKGVEGKIVDPQPQEEGPPVGELAVRGAVVMKGYWNRPDATAAVMRDGWFLTGDLGYLDAHGNLFLTGRKKEVIVLSNGKNVYPEEIEAHYLKSPLIKEIAVMGLEGKGGEGDRLHAVIVPNFDVLRQRKIVNAKEAIRFDIEGLSPQIATTKRIGSYEIWQEDLPRTTTRKIKRFEVEKRVKANQARKLADDSSENLPAEKPLTAEEAAWMEKPEVQRGLKIVREAARAGSPNLRPTLSLDLDLGLDSMQRVELLSRLEDELGGDLEESQLTEIYSVRDLVDAVLASAASGAGGAGTRVTFAGWKSILAEEPDNPDVRALAHPNRVSDMLWYVVSRVIQMIALDRFDLKVSGLENLPARGPYIISSNHQSYLDPLILASVLPQEIFMQTFAVGTSDIFGQGFMRKLARSLKVVVLDPDANLVPAMRAGAFGLRQGLALVLYPEGERSIDGTPRIFKKGAAILSIHLQVPIVPVAIEGFYEAWPRNQKFRGFTPLKMVFGQAIVPPPEVEASEAAYEKLTADLKARIVEMWEELRGSE; this is encoded by the coding sequence ATGCCCACTTTCTACGATCGCTTTGTCGAATGCGCCGAGCGCTGGCCAGATAATGTCGCGCTGGAATTGCAGCGGCACGACCACATCGAAAGCTGCACCTACGCCGAATTGCGGCGCATGGCCGAATCGGTGGGGCGATGGATAACGGAGCGGGGATTCGCGCGGGGATCGAGACTAGCTATTCTGGCGGACAACCATCCGCGATGGGTGGCCGCTTACTTGGGAATTATTGCGTCGGGTTGCGCGGCGGTTCCGCTCGACACGGCACTCCATAATGAGCAACTCACCAAGCTTCTGAAAGACAGCGGCACGTCGGCGGTTTTCTGCGACATAAAACATGTTGCGGAGGTACGGCCCGGCGCTGCCGAACTGAAGCTGGGTTTGATTCTGATGGACCCGGACCGTATGGCGAATCACTCGATTAGAAACGAGTGGCTCGCGAATCTTCCGGCCATCTTCGACGCTGGACCGGGGAAGTTCAAACCCGCGGTTGCAAACAACGACGACCTCGCTTCCCTGCTTTACACCTCCGGTACGACCGCCGATCCGAAGGGCGTGATGCTTACGCACGCAAACTTTTTAGGTGAAGTGGAGGCGGTTTTCAACTGGATCGACCTTGGGCCGACGGACGCACTGCTGGGCGTGCTGCCTCTGTTTCATGTGCTGGCGCAAATGGCGAATCTGTTATTGCCGCTGGTCAAAGGGTCGCGCGTTGTCTATCTGGAGACGCTGAACACCACGGAATTGCTACGCGCCTTGAGCGAGCGGAATATCACAGCGTTCGCCGTGGTGCCGCAGTTTTTTTACCTGATTCATGAACGGATATTTCAGGAAATCAAGAAACGCGGGGCGCTGACGCAGAAAGTCTTTGCGGGGCTGGTTGCTTTCAATCACATTCTGCGGAAAGTCGGAATCAACGCGGGGCGCGTCTTCTTCCGTAAAGTGCACGATACGCTTGGCCCGAAGATGCGGTACCTGGCGACGGGAGGATCGCGCTTCGATCCTGAAATCGCGCAGAGTTTCTACGATCTGGGCATCGATGTGTTACAGGCTCTGGGACTGACCGAAACGACCGCCGCCATTTATGTGAACGCTCCCGACGACAACGTGATTGGGTCGTGCGGCAAGGCGATGAAAGGGGTGGAGGGAAAAATTGTCGATCCACAGCCTCAGGAAGAAGGCCCACCGGTTGGCGAATTGGCGGTGCGTGGCGCCGTGGTGATGAAGGGATATTGGAACCGTCCTGACGCGACAGCGGCGGTGATGCGGGATGGATGGTTTCTCACCGGCGATCTCGGATACCTCGACGCGCACGGCAACCTGTTTCTGACCGGGCGAAAAAAAGAAGTGATTGTGCTGAGCAATGGGAAGAATGTTTATCCCGAAGAGATTGAAGCGCACTATTTGAAGTCGCCATTGATCAAAGAAATCGCGGTGATGGGGCTGGAAGGTAAAGGCGGCGAGGGCGACCGGCTGCACGCGGTGATTGTCCCGAACTTCGACGTGCTGCGGCAGCGCAAGATCGTGAATGCGAAGGAGGCGATCCGATTCGATATTGAAGGGCTGTCGCCGCAGATCGCTACGACGAAACGCATCGGGAGCTATGAAATCTGGCAGGAGGATCTGCCGCGGACCACCACGCGGAAGATCAAGCGCTTCGAAGTGGAAAAGCGGGTAAAGGCGAACCAGGCGAGAAAACTTGCCGACGATTCTTCCGAAAATCTTCCAGCGGAGAAGCCGCTCACGGCGGAAGAGGCCGCATGGATGGAGAAGCCGGAGGTACAGCGCGGGCTGAAGATTGTGCGCGAGGCGGCGCGCGCCGGTTCCCCGAACCTGCGGCCGACACTGAGCCTGGATCTAGACCTCGGGCTCGACTCGATGCAGCGCGTGGAGCTATTGAGCCGCCTGGAAGACGAACTGGGCGGAGACCTTGAAGAATCGCAGCTGACTGAAATTTATTCGGTGCGCGATCTGGTCGATGCCGTGCTGGCGAGCGCCGCCAGCGGGGCGGGTGGCGCAGGAACGCGGGTTACATTCGCGGGCTGGAAATCGATTTTGGCGGAGGAGCCGGATAATCCTGACGTCCGCGCGCTGGCGCATCCCAATCGAGTCAGCGACATGCTCTGGTATGTCGTGTCGCGCGTGATACAGATGATCGCGCTGGACCGTTTCGATCTGAAGGTGAGTGGCCTCGAGAATCTTCCCGCGCGCGGACCTTACATTATTTCGTCGAACCATCAGAGCTATCTCGATCCTCTGATTCTGGCGAGCGTGCTGCCGCAGGAAATATTTATGCAAACGTTTGCCGTGGGCACCAGCGACATTTTTGGCCAGGGCTTCATGCGCAAACTGGCGCGTTCGCTCAAAGTGGTTGTGCTCGATCCCGATGCAAATCTGGTTCCTGCGATGCGGGCGGGCGCCTTCGGTTTGCGGCAGGGACTGGCGCTCGTTCTTTATCCTGAGGGCGAACGGTCGATTGACGGCACGCCCCGAATTTTCAAGAAGGGCGCGGCGATTCTTTCCATTCACCTGCAAGTGCCGATTGTTCCGGTGGCGATTGAAGGTTTTTACGAGGCATGGCCGCGCAACCAGAAATTTCGCGGATTTACGCCACTGAAGATGGTGTTTGGACAGGCGATCGTGCCCCCGCCGGAAGTGGAGGCTTCGGAAGCGGCTTATGAAAAACTTACGGCCGATTTGAAGGCTCGGATTGTCGAGATGTGGGAAGAACTGCGCGGGTCGGAGTAG
- a CDS encoding tyrosine recombinase XerC, translating to MNLPDASAGKGRSLQNRTTVARAVADFLRHLRERNASPHTIKAYSGDLANFAAYAGSRGWKSLDHIAIRGFLSQLYEKGLSKTSVARSLAAVRSLYRWLAREGMVEQNPAKLVATPKLPKKLPRVPTIEEMNSVLDGQMPEAAAFPERDLLMLELLYGCGIRNSELTGINLDDIRLSAGAILIRGKGKKERYVPFGGSALIALQKYLPARHAMLAEKRKHSSALLINQRGGRLTTRSVGRIIKKIAVAKGLSPDVHPHTLRHAFGTHMLEEGADLRAIQELLGHERLATTQRYTQLSMKHVLHVYDQTHPRAK from the coding sequence GTGAATCTGCCCGATGCCAGCGCTGGGAAGGGGCGATCGCTTCAGAATCGTACAACCGTCGCCCGCGCCGTCGCCGATTTCCTCCGCCACCTGCGCGAGCGCAACGCCTCGCCGCACACCATCAAGGCCTACAGCGGCGATCTGGCCAACTTCGCCGCCTACGCCGGATCGCGCGGATGGAAATCCCTCGACCACATCGCGATTCGCGGATTCCTCTCGCAGCTCTACGAAAAAGGATTGAGCAAAACTTCCGTCGCGCGTTCGCTGGCAGCGGTGCGCTCGTTATATCGATGGCTGGCCCGCGAGGGCATGGTCGAGCAGAACCCAGCCAAGCTCGTAGCCACGCCGAAGCTGCCCAAAAAGTTACCCCGCGTTCCCACCATCGAAGAGATGAACTCCGTTCTTGACGGCCAAATGCCCGAGGCCGCCGCCTTCCCCGAGCGCGACCTGCTCATGCTCGAACTGCTCTATGGCTGCGGCATCCGCAACTCAGAATTAACGGGAATCAACCTCGACGACATTCGCCTCAGCGCCGGAGCGATTCTCATTCGCGGCAAGGGCAAGAAAGAACGCTACGTTCCCTTCGGCGGCTCCGCGCTGATCGCGCTGCAAAAATATCTTCCCGCCCGCCACGCCATGCTGGCCGAAAAGCGCAAACACTCATCCGCGCTGCTCATCAACCAGCGCGGTGGCCGCCTCACCACCCGCAGCGTGGGCCGCATCATCAAGAAAATTGCCGTCGCCAAAGGTCTTTCGCCCGATGTGCATCCTCACACTCTGCGCCACGCCTTCGGCACTCACATGCTCGAAGAAGGCGCTGACCTGCGTGCTATTCAGGAATTGCTGGGTCATGAGCGCCTGGCCACGACGCAACGTTACACGCAGCTTTCGATGAAACACGTGTTGCACGTCTACGACCAGACTCATCCCCGCGCAAAATAA
- a CDS encoding tyrosine recombinase, producing MPAQSKSRVLSGFLDYLRIEKGLAPLSISAYTTDILQFAEFLEKSKRLLLTARRNDVREFLQQLFSHQVDGRSVGRKLSALRHLYRYLLLDKKIDHDPTLNIESPRQWKVLPKSLARDEVEATLASPQTLLASAHRNKKDAPALAARDRAMLELLYAGALRVSELVNATLEDLKLESGYMLVRGKGDKERIVPLGKPAQDALSEYLTQARPALAEPRASKLSHASQKTRDMGHPNKNSVRAFVISTKNFLFIARGGRRLTRQRIWQMVGASSAASGRHASPHMLRHSCATHMVENGADLRTVQTILGHSDISTTQVYTHLALDRLRTVYQKHHPRAKAR from the coding sequence ATGCCTGCGCAATCCAAGTCGCGCGTCCTCTCCGGTTTTCTCGATTACCTCCGCATTGAGAAGGGACTCGCTCCGCTTTCTATCAGCGCCTACACTACCGACATCCTCCAGTTCGCCGAGTTCCTCGAAAAATCGAAGCGCCTGCTCCTCACCGCGCGCCGCAACGACGTCCGCGAATTTCTACAGCAGCTTTTTTCTCATCAAGTCGACGGCCGCAGCGTAGGTCGCAAGCTCTCCGCTCTGCGTCATCTCTACCGCTATCTGCTTCTCGATAAGAAAATCGATCACGATCCCACGCTAAATATCGAATCGCCCCGCCAGTGGAAAGTCCTGCCCAAATCGCTGGCCCGCGATGAAGTTGAAGCTACGCTGGCGTCGCCGCAGACGCTACTCGCGAGTGCGCATCGCAATAAGAAAGATGCGCCCGCCCTGGCCGCGCGCGATCGCGCCATGCTCGAACTTCTGTACGCGGGCGCTCTGCGCGTTTCGGAACTGGTCAATGCCACGCTGGAAGACTTGAAACTGGAGTCGGGATACATGCTGGTCCGCGGCAAAGGCGACAAAGAACGTATCGTGCCGCTAGGCAAGCCCGCGCAAGACGCACTCTCGGAGTATCTGACGCAAGCTCGTCCCGCACTCGCGGAGCCGAGAGCATCGAAACTATCCCACGCCTCGCAAAAGACGCGAGACATGGGGCACCCAAACAAGAATTCCGTGCGCGCGTTTGTAATCTCGACCAAGAATTTCTTATTCATCGCCCGCGGCGGCCGCAGATTAACCCGCCAACGCATCTGGCAGATGGTTGGCGCATCTTCCGCAGCCTCGGGACGCCACGCCTCGCCGCACATGCTGCGCCACTCCTGCGCCACGCACATGGTCGAAAACGGCGCCGACCTTCGCACGGTGCAAACCATCCTTGGCCATTCCGACATTTCGACCACGCAGGTGTACACGCATCTAGCTCTCGATCGTTTGCGCACGGTGTATCAGAAGCATCACCCGAGAGCGAAGGCGAGATGA
- a CDS encoding DUF72 domain-containing protein, with product MSNAMPQLFAGTSGWAYKTWKPDFYPAKLAQKKFLTHYSAQLNTVEVNFTFRQLVKETIIQNWLQETPAHFRFGVKAHQVITHIKRLKATQDFVPRFLATIEPLAAAGKLGPVLFQLPPNLKADPALLKDFLAILPRTVPAALEFRHDSWFSDATWDVLKASNVALCVAETETLTTPDIATGAFVYYRFRKPSYTGDERCSMVERIQAHVAAGRDVFAYFKHEETPEGALYAVDLLREVSAGNH from the coding sequence ATGAGCAACGCAATGCCACAACTCTTCGCCGGCACCTCCGGATGGGCTTACAAAACCTGGAAGCCCGATTTCTACCCCGCCAAACTCGCCCAGAAGAAATTCCTCACGCACTACTCCGCGCAACTCAACACCGTCGAAGTAAACTTCACCTTCCGTCAACTGGTGAAAGAAACTATCATCCAGAACTGGCTGCAAGAGACGCCGGCTCATTTTCGTTTCGGCGTAAAGGCGCATCAAGTGATTACACACATCAAGCGCCTTAAGGCAACGCAAGACTTTGTGCCGCGATTCCTCGCGACCATCGAGCCCTTGGCCGCCGCAGGCAAGCTGGGACCGGTCCTGTTTCAACTCCCACCGAATCTCAAGGCGGATCCCGCGTTGCTCAAAGATTTTCTTGCCATTCTGCCGCGCACCGTGCCCGCAGCCCTCGAATTTCGCCACGATTCCTGGTTCTCCGACGCAACCTGGGATGTGTTGAAGGCGAGCAACGTTGCGCTGTGCGTGGCAGAAACGGAAACTTTGACCACGCCGGACATCGCCACGGGCGCCTTCGTCTATTACCGATTCCGCAAACCCAGCTACACCGGCGACGAACGCTGCTCGATGGTCGAGCGCATTCAGGCGCACGTTGCCGCAGGCCGCGATGTCTTCGCCTATTTCAAGCACGAAGAAACGCCCGAAGGCGCGCTTTACGCCGTAGATCTTCTCCGCGAAGTAAGTGCCGGGAATCACTGA